A single window of Onychomys torridus chromosome 8, mOncTor1.1, whole genome shotgun sequence DNA harbors:
- the Ube2b gene encoding ubiquitin-conjugating enzyme E2 B, whose translation MSTPARRRLMRDFKRLQEDPPVGVSGAPSENNIMQWNAVIFGPEGTPFEDGTFKLVIEFSEEYPNKPPTVRFLSKMFHPNVYADGSICLDILQNRWSPTYDVSSILTSIQSLLDEPNPNSPANSQAAQLYQENKREYEKRVSAIVEQSWNDS comes from the exons ATGTCGACCCCGGCCCGTAGGAGGCTCATGCGGGATTTCAAGCG ATTGCAGGAGGACCCACCGGTGGGGGTCAGTGGTGCACCATCTGAAAACAACATCATGCAGTGGAACGCAGTTATATTTGG ACCAGAAGGGACACCCTTTGAAGATG GTACTTTTAAACTAGTCATAGAATTTTCTGAAGAATATCCAAATAAACCACCAACAGTTAGGTTTTTATCCAAAATGTTTCATCCAAATG TGTATGCTGATGGTAGCATATGTTTAGATATCCTGCAGAATCGATGGAGTCCCACATACGATGTCTCTTCCATCTTAACTTCAATTCAG tCTCTGTTGGATGAACCGAATCCAAACAGTCCAGCGAATAGCCAAGCAGCACAGCTTTATCAGGAAAACAAACGGGAATATGAGAAGAGAGTTTCGGCCATTGTTGAGCAAAGCTGGAATGATTCCTAA